One Hevea brasiliensis isolate MT/VB/25A 57/8 chromosome 5, ASM3005281v1, whole genome shotgun sequence genomic region harbors:
- the LOC110649673 gene encoding GDSL esterase/lipase At5g03610: MISPPLKTSFLWHKFSLPAVWLQILGSSPIMGTLQKLLFSSSFFSLLFLLSVHGGHHHRHSHHFNFRPNKLFVFGDSYADTGNTPKSLASSWKIPYGITFPGKPAGRFSDGRVLTDYLARFIGVKSPIPYRLRNFAVNNLKYGMNFAYGGTGVFDTLFPGPNMTTQIDFFRQLINDKVYNTTDLLSSVALVTLSGNDYSTYIARTGSTQALQGFITKVVNKYTVDLKRIKGLGVKKIAVCGLQPLGCLPSSTFASSFQRCNGADNKGVSFHNLLLKQKVAKLNKQTKDSSFLILDLYSAFMTILKNKGKHPGDSKFENPLKPCCIGVSTEYSCGNVDENGAKKYTVCDNPEAAFFWDRVHPTQQGWRSVYRALQATLKKL; the protein is encoded by the exons ATGATCTCTCCCCCTCTAAAAACTTCGTTCCTCTGGCATAAATTCTCACTTCCTGCAGTTTGGCTTCAAATTCTTGGAAGCTCCCCTATCATGGGCACACTTCAAAAGCTACTCTTCTCCTCCTCCTTCTTCtctctcctcttccttctctcaG TGCATGGAGGCCACCACCATAGACACAGCCATCACTTCAATTTCAGGCCAAACAAGCTCTTTGTTTTTGGAGACTCATATGCAGATACAGGCAATACGCCGAAATCCTTAGCCAGCTCATGGAAAATCCCTTATGGAATCACCTTCCCTGGAAAACCCGCTGGACGTTTCTCCGACGGCCGTGTCTTGACTGATTATCTTG CCAGGTTTATTGGGGTGAAGTCTCCAATCCCATACAGATTGAGAAATTTTGCAGTCAATAACTTGAAATATGGAATGAATTTCGCATATGGAGGGACAGGAGTGTTTGATACATTGTTTCCAGGGCCAAACATGACCACCCAGATCGATTTCTTTCGGCAACTGATCAACGACAAAGTCTACAACACCACAGACCTACTGTCCTCTGTGGCCCTTGTCACTCTTTCAGGCAATGACTACTCTACTTACATAGCCAGAACTGGCTCTACTCAG GCTTTGCAAGGCTTCATTACAAAAGTGGTGAATAAGTATACAGTGGACCTGAAACGCATTAAAGGACTGGGAGTGAAGAAAATAGCAGTGTGTGGCTTACAACCCTTAGGGTGTCTCCCTAGCAGCACCTTTGCCTCCTCCTTCCAACGATGCAATGGAGCTGATAACAAGGGCGTCAGCTTCCACAACCTCTTGTTGAAGCAAAAAGTCGCTAAGTTGAACAAGCAGACAAAGGATTCTTCTTTtctcattcttgatctttattcaGCTTTCATGACCATTTTAAAGAACAAAGGAAAACATCCAg GAGATTCAAAGTTTGAGAATCCATTGAAGCCATGTTGCATTGGAGTAAGCACTGAATATTCCTGTGGTAATGTAGATGAAAATGGGGCAAAGAAGTATACAGTTTGCGATAACCCTGAAGCAGCATTCTTCTGGGACCGAGTGCACCCCACACAACAGGGATGGAGATCTGTGTATCGAGCTTTGCAAGCCACTCTTaaaaaactttaa